From a region of the Candidatus Omnitrophota bacterium genome:
- the gcvPA gene encoding aminomethyl-transferring glycine dehydrogenase subunit GcvPA, producing the protein MDYIPHTPYERREMLAAAGLATENDLFRSIPAALRNPEIPFPAPMTEMEIADEMEDLARRNEGRRMASFLGGGAYRHFIPQALKSLLSRGDFVTAYTPYQAEASQGTLQSIYEFQTLMCRLTGMEAANASMYDGASALAEAALMACRLTRKEKIAVSAAANPHYCRVLNTYLVAAGIEVVEIPHDGGATCAESLKRMVDASCAGVFLQNPNYFGVVEPMDSLSAAAKEAGALLGVAVYPISLGLLKPPGAYNADIVLGDLQPLGMPLSFGGPYAGFIACKGEYIRQLPGRLAGRTTDADGKTGYVLTLQTREQHIRRAKATSNICTNQALCALAAAMYLFTMGARGLQQAAERSVRNARALQERLCGVKGVRLAFQKPFFNEFVLELPIPIEHFLAKAKEEQVAPGIRLAPGLAGEKEALLVCATELTRKADMERYAEILTKVME; encoded by the coding sequence ATGGATTATATTCCCCATACTCCCTATGAGAGACGGGAGATGCTGGCGGCGGCGGGCTTGGCGACGGAGAATGACCTCTTCCGATCGATTCCCGCCGCTCTGCGCAATCCGGAGATACCCTTTCCAGCGCCGATGACGGAAATGGAAATCGCCGACGAGATGGAAGACTTGGCGCGCCGCAACGAAGGCCGCCGTATGGCCTCGTTTTTGGGAGGCGGCGCCTACCGCCATTTCATTCCCCAAGCGTTGAAATCGCTGCTGTCGCGCGGCGATTTCGTTACGGCGTATACTCCCTACCAAGCGGAAGCCAGCCAAGGAACGCTGCAATCCATCTACGAGTTCCAAACCCTCATGTGCCGTTTGACGGGGATGGAAGCGGCCAACGCTTCTATGTACGACGGCGCTTCGGCGCTGGCGGAAGCGGCTCTGATGGCCTGCCGTCTGACGCGCAAGGAGAAGATCGCCGTCTCCGCCGCCGCGAATCCTCACTACTGCCGCGTGTTGAATACTTACCTCGTTGCGGCGGGCATCGAAGTCGTCGAGATTCCGCATGACGGCGGCGCCACTTGCGCGGAAAGTCTTAAACGCATGGTGGATGCGTCATGCGCTGGCGTTTTTCTACAAAATCCCAATTATTTCGGCGTTGTGGAACCGATGGACTCGCTGAGCGCGGCGGCGAAGGAAGCGGGAGCGCTTTTGGGCGTCGCCGTTTACCCCATTTCGCTGGGATTACTCAAACCGCCGGGCGCATATAACGCGGATATCGTCCTCGGCGATTTGCAACCGTTGGGGATGCCGCTCAGTTTCGGCGGTCCATATGCGGGCTTTATCGCCTGCAAGGGAGAATACATTCGACAACTTCCCGGACGGCTTGCGGGACGCACAACGGACGCAGACGGCAAGACGGGCTACGTTCTGACTCTGCAAACGCGGGAGCAACATATCCGTCGGGCGAAGGCGACGTCCAACATCTGCACCAACCAAGCGTTGTGCGCGCTAGCTGCCGCGATGTATCTGTTCACGATGGGCGCGAGAGGATTGCAGCAAGCCGCCGAACGCAGCGTTCGCAACGCGCGCGCCTTGCAGGAACGGCTTTGCGGCGTAAAGGGTGTGCGATTGGCGTTTCAAAAACCTTTCTTCAACGAATTCGTTCTCGAATTGCCGATTCCTATCGAACATTTCTTGGCGAAAGCAAAGGAAGAACAAGTCGCGCCGGGAATTCGTTTGGCGCCAGGATTGGCTGGTGAAAAAGAAGCGCTGCTGGTCTGCGCTACGGAATTGACTCGCAAAGCGGATATGGAACGCTATGCGGAAATTCTCACAAAGGTTATGGAATAA
- a CDS encoding ATP-binding protein, whose translation MITEIEIEGFKSFGSPPEKIRLGPLNFLVGANASGKSNLLSALEFLKLAVTHDVNYAVNELGGAFNLINRTGLSPNRQLRLRIAAESIKETIKYFEYEFTLDFDNKENAPIIVNEQLRTKTNSDNKEEKFEFIRNKTEFTITESSLSDFWPKGKIYLLPENDKARLLVSGVGIRLLSSIRFLIEQWRFFDISPNIARHPMPSSTSNLHLGKEGQYLADILHECSETMPKDSFGFGGADRFLQGFIPGFDRLGELYLSEADSRSFELIEDNLTGTIRQYAAADGVIRLLALFAIAEWVAKKGSLIMIEEPENGLHPYLAEHIVQLFREASEDLGAQFLITTHNPNFMNYLNPEEIILFAKNEGLTKTKRASSVEDIEISLKYFSLGELWEQGALGGIP comes from the coding sequence ATGATCACCGAAATCGAGATCGAAGGCTTCAAGAGTTTCGGCTCTCCGCCGGAAAAAATCCGCTTGGGTCCGCTTAATTTCCTCGTCGGCGCCAACGCCTCGGGGAAGTCGAACCTGCTCTCGGCGCTGGAGTTTTTAAAACTGGCGGTGACGCACGATGTGAATTATGCCGTGAATGAGTTGGGAGGAGCGTTTAATCTAATTAATAGAACTGGATTGTCTCCGAATCGTCAACTTCGTTTGAGAATCGCCGCCGAATCGATAAAAGAAACGATAAAATATTTTGAATACGAATTTACATTGGATTTCGACAATAAAGAAAACGCTCCGATTATTGTCAACGAACAATTACGAACGAAAACGAATAGCGATAACAAGGAAGAAAAATTCGAATTTATAAGAAATAAAACGGAATTTACAATAACGGAATCTTCCTTATCCGATTTTTGGCCAAAAGGGAAAATCTATCTTCTCCCCGAAAATGATAAAGCAAGATTATTAGTAAGCGGCGTGGGAATACGATTATTATCTTCCATTCGATTCTTAATTGAACAATGGCGATTCTTTGATATTTCCCCTAACATTGCCCGGCATCCTATGCCGAGTTCAACATCAAACCTGCATCTTGGGAAAGAAGGGCAATATCTCGCCGATATTCTTCATGAGTGTTCCGAAACAATGCCCAAGGACAGTTTTGGATTCGGCGGCGCTGATCGTTTTCTTCAAGGATTTATCCCAGGATTCGATCGACTTGGTGAATTATATCTTTCGGAAGCCGACAGTCGTTCTTTTGAACTCATCGAAGATAATCTCACGGGAACGATTCGGCAATACGCCGCCGCCGACGGAGTCATCCGGCTTCTGGCCCTTTTTGCTATTGCTGAGTGGGTTGCCAAAAAAGGCTCCTTAATCATGATCGAAGAACCGGAAAACGGTTTGCATCCCTATCTGGCGGAACATATCGTGCAATTATTCCGAGAAGCCAGCGAAGATTTGGGAGCGCAATTCCTCATTACTACGCATAATCCTAATTTTATGAATTATCTGAATCCTGAAGAAATCATTTTATTTGCCAAGAATGAAGGACTTACGAAAACCAAACGAGCATCCAGCGTCGAAGATATTGAAATCTCTCTCAAATACTTCAGTTTAGGAGAACTCTGGGAGCAAGGCGCTCTAGGAGGCATTCCGTGA
- a CDS encoding MraY family glycosyltransferase, with protein MAPVLGFLDHPGERKVHHNPKPLLGGAAIFFAFLIAVAGDLSILNWILKSDISQANWWGRHWSDLSYFAAGSGRVMRELIGLLSGGAILFVLGLIDDRFGMSPLVKLAGQIVAAIILYYCNIQIALFIDHAFINFAVTLFWIVLITNAFNLLDNMDGLSGGVAVIALVLLGISTLLVGRQVFMSSIAFTLAGCIAGFLRYNLNPSSIFMGDAGSLVVGYMVAALTVQSTFYQTGTENATGWAVAMPAVILAVPIFDTLSVILIRLKNGKPIYVGDKNHFSHRLVALGMSHRRAVFFIHLVTLCVGSAALVLPIINKPFGAYVVLTQTIIFFVIIAMLEHIRNNNNHSK; from the coding sequence TTGGCGCCCGTTTTGGGCTTTCTCGATCACCCCGGGGAACGCAAGGTGCATCACAATCCCAAGCCGCTGTTGGGCGGCGCGGCGATTTTTTTCGCTTTTCTCATCGCCGTAGCCGGCGACCTCTCGATCTTGAATTGGATTCTTAAAAGCGATATTTCCCAAGCGAACTGGTGGGGACGCCATTGGTCCGATCTCTCCTATTTCGCCGCTGGTTCCGGACGCGTGATGCGGGAATTGATCGGGCTTTTGAGCGGCGGAGCGATTTTATTTGTTCTCGGCTTGATTGACGACCGATTTGGAATGAGTCCTCTCGTCAAATTGGCCGGACAGATCGTTGCGGCGATTATTCTTTATTATTGCAATATACAGATCGCCCTTTTCATCGATCACGCCTTTATCAACTTCGCCGTCACTCTCTTTTGGATCGTTCTCATCACCAACGCTTTCAACCTGTTAGACAATATGGACGGCTTATCGGGCGGCGTAGCCGTGATCGCTTTGGTTTTATTGGGCATCTCGACGCTCTTGGTCGGGCGGCAGGTATTCATGTCCTCCATCGCGTTCACGCTGGCGGGATGCATCGCTGGATTCTTGCGCTATAATCTGAATCCCTCCAGCATCTTCATGGGCGACGCGGGATCGTTGGTAGTGGGATACATGGTCGCCGCCCTGACGGTGCAATCGACGTTCTACCAAACGGGAACGGAAAACGCGACGGGTTGGGCGGTGGCAATGCCGGCGGTGATTTTAGCCGTACCCATCTTCGATACGCTCTCCGTGATTCTGATCCGACTCAAAAACGGCAAGCCGATTTACGTGGGCGATAAAAATCATTTCTCCCACCGCCTCGTAGCATTGGGGATGAGCCACCGGCGGGCCGTCTTTTTTATCCACTTGGTGACGTTATGCGTCGGCAGCGCCGCGCTGGTGCTGCCCATCATCAACAAGCCGTTCGGCGCCTACGTCGTCTTGACGCAAACGATTATCTTTTTCGTTATCATTGCCATGCTGGAGCATATTCGGAACAATAACAATCACTCTAAATAA
- the secA gene encoding preprotein translocase subunit SecA, with translation MSIVAAILKKIFGTKQNRDMRRYAPLVQAVNDFEEWTIGLSDGELRQQTDIFRQRLQDGESIMDLVPEAFAVVREASKRTLGMRHFDVQLVGGLVLLEGKIAEMATGEGKTLVATLPAYLRGLTGKGVHIVTVNDYLARRDREWMGPIYEFLGLTVGTIQHDLDPEARQAAYGCDITYGTNNEFGFDYLRDNMAIAKEYCVQRGLYYGIVDEVDSILIDEARTPLIISGPAEESTDKYYVVDRVVRRLVKNKDFTIDERDQVVMLTEEGSEKVQQILNVNIYDEQHIDLVHHIQQSLRAHYLFLRDDRYMVENGEVVIVDEFTGRKMPGRRYSDGLHQALEAKEGLKIQRENQTLATITFQNYFRLYEVLAGMTGTADTEAAEFMEIYKLEVIVIPTNCPLARLNHPDAVYKTEKEKYAALIEEIVQTHESGRPSLVGTVSIEKSEKVSAMLKRRGIKHTVLNAKHHEKEAEIVAEAGQPGAVTIATNMAGRGTDIKLGEGVAGLGGLHIIGTERHESRRIDNQLRGRAGRQGDPGSSRFFLSLDDDLMRIFGGEKIKALAERFGMAEGEVLEHRMVTKAIENAQKRVEGHHFDMRKHILKYDDVMNKQREVIYGIRQDLLHGEKPDSYFWNMCLDVIDYAVSLTIADPRDKDSWELDNLKNQLRNFFHLVIPFGEDVADWLQIGVGMKREEIRAQIEAKVREKYDERKQKFGEDFSKWLMSVIMLRTVDAKWKEHLYTMDHLKESVGLRAYGQKDPLQEYQREGFQMFESMYEGIQQQSVSSFFHVEISREDPRQRMQPAPQPMATNRSDGASSGPAPVKRAAKIQRNDPCPCGSGKKYKKCCMMKEGVKAS, from the coding sequence ATGTCTATCGTTGCGGCTATATTGAAAAAAATATTCGGCACCAAGCAAAACCGCGATATGCGGCGCTATGCTCCTCTCGTCCAGGCGGTGAACGATTTCGAGGAATGGACAATCGGGCTTTCCGACGGCGAACTGCGCCAGCAGACGGATATCTTTCGTCAACGCCTCCAAGACGGCGAATCCATCATGGATCTTGTTCCCGAAGCCTTCGCCGTGGTTCGCGAAGCGTCTAAAAGAACGCTGGGAATGCGCCACTTCGACGTTCAGCTCGTCGGTGGTTTGGTTCTCTTGGAAGGGAAAATCGCTGAAATGGCCACTGGCGAAGGCAAAACGCTCGTCGCCACTCTTCCCGCGTATTTGCGCGGCCTTACGGGTAAGGGCGTCCACATCGTCACTGTCAACGACTACCTCGCCCGCCGCGACAGGGAATGGATGGGGCCGATTTACGAGTTTTTAGGCCTCACTGTGGGAACTATCCAGCACGATCTGGATCCGGAAGCGCGCCAAGCCGCCTATGGCTGCGACATCACTTATGGCACCAACAACGAATTCGGCTTCGACTACCTGCGCGACAACATGGCCATCGCCAAGGAATACTGCGTCCAGCGAGGACTCTATTATGGCATCGTTGACGAGGTAGACAGCATCCTCATCGACGAGGCGCGAACGCCGCTTATCATCTCCGGTCCCGCCGAAGAATCCACTGACAAATACTACGTTGTTGACCGCGTCGTCCGCCGCCTGGTCAAAAACAAGGATTTCACCATCGACGAACGCGACCAGGTGGTCATGCTCACGGAAGAGGGCAGCGAGAAGGTGCAGCAAATCCTCAACGTCAACATCTACGACGAGCAGCATATCGACCTCGTTCACCACATCCAGCAATCGCTGCGCGCCCATTATCTCTTTCTGCGGGACGACCGCTATATGGTAGAAAACGGCGAAGTGGTCATCGTCGACGAATTCACTGGGCGCAAGATGCCCGGACGCCGCTACAGCGACGGCCTCCATCAGGCTCTTGAAGCCAAAGAGGGATTGAAAATCCAACGCGAAAATCAAACCCTGGCCACGATCACCTTTCAGAACTATTTCCGGCTCTACGAAGTCCTTGCAGGCATGACCGGCACCGCCGACACCGAAGCAGCGGAATTTATGGAAATCTACAAACTTGAAGTCATCGTTATTCCTACGAACTGTCCCCTCGCCCGTCTCAACCATCCCGACGCCGTCTATAAAACCGAAAAAGAAAAATACGCCGCCCTCATCGAGGAAATCGTCCAAACTCATGAAAGCGGACGCCCTTCTCTCGTAGGCACGGTCTCCATCGAAAAGTCGGAAAAAGTCTCCGCCATGCTCAAGCGCCGGGGAATCAAGCATACCGTCCTCAACGCCAAACATCATGAAAAGGAGGCCGAAATCGTCGCCGAAGCCGGACAGCCCGGCGCCGTCACCATCGCCACTAACATGGCCGGACGCGGCACCGACATTAAGCTAGGCGAGGGCGTCGCCGGACTTGGCGGATTACACATCATCGGCACGGAACGCCATGAAAGCCGCCGCATCGACAACCAGTTGCGCGGACGCGCTGGACGCCAGGGCGATCCCGGCTCTTCGCGCTTCTTCCTCTCCCTGGATGACGATCTCATGCGCATTTTCGGCGGCGAGAAGATCAAAGCGCTCGCCGAACGCTTCGGCATGGCCGAAGGCGAAGTGCTCGAACACCGCATGGTTACTAAGGCCATCGAAAACGCCCAGAAGCGCGTCGAAGGCCACCATTTTGACATGCGCAAGCACATCCTCAAATATGACGACGTAATGAACAAGCAGCGCGAGGTTATCTACGGCATCCGCCAGGACTTGCTCCACGGCGAAAAACCCGATTCCTATTTTTGGAACATGTGTCTCGACGTCATCGACTACGCCGTCAGCCTCACCATCGCCGATCCTCGCGATAAAGACAGTTGGGAATTGGATAACTTAAAAAACCAGCTGCGCAACTTCTTTCATCTCGTCATTCCCTTTGGCGAAGATGTCGCCGATTGGCTGCAAATCGGCGTCGGCATGAAGCGGGAGGAAATCCGCGCTCAAATCGAAGCGAAAGTCCGGGAAAAATACGACGAACGCAAGCAAAAATTCGGCGAAGATTTTTCCAAGTGGCTCATGTCCGTCATCATGCTGCGCACCGTTGACGCTAAATGGAAAGAACACCTCTATACGATGGATCATCTTAAGGAATCCGTCGGCTTGCGCGCCTACGGCCAAAAAGACCCCTTGCAGGAATATCAACGGGAAGGTTTTCAGATGTTCGAAAGCATGTACGAAGGGATTCAACAGCAGAGCGTTTCCAGCTTTTTCCACGTCGAAATTTCCCGCGAAGACCCCCGCCAGCGGATGCAGCCCGCGCCGCAGCCAATGGCCACGAACCGCAGCGACGGAGCTTCCAGCGGCCCCGCCCCCGTAAAAAGAGCCGCGAAAATCCAACGCAACGATCCCTGCCCCTGCGGCAGCGGCAAAAAATACAAAAAATGCTGCATGATGAAGGAAGGGGTTAAGGCTTCTTAA
- the gcvH gene encoding glycine cleavage system protein GcvH: MTPQDLKYTESHEWVRVEGGAAAVGITHYAQEQLTDIVFVELPEIGRKVDVGDECAVIESCKVAAELYAPIAGEIVAVNTELNDHPEIINKDPFGAGWIVKIQMLDPAELDELMDATAYESHLENS; this comes from the coding sequence ATGACGCCGCAGGATTTGAAGTATACGGAATCGCACGAATGGGTGCGGGTGGAGGGCGGCGCCGCCGCCGTGGGAATCACCCATTACGCGCAGGAGCAATTGACCGACATCGTCTTCGTGGAATTGCCGGAGATCGGGCGCAAGGTGGACGTCGGCGACGAATGCGCCGTGATCGAATCGTGCAAGGTGGCGGCGGAATTGTACGCCCCTATCGCGGGCGAGATCGTCGCCGTCAATACGGAATTGAACGATCATCCCGAAATCATCAACAAAGATCCCTTCGGCGCAGGCTGGATCGTGAAGATTCAAATGCTCGATCCCGCCGAACTCGACGAATTAATGGATGCAACGGCTTACGAATCCCACTTGGAAAATTCGTAA
- the gcvPB gene encoding aminomethyl-transferring glycine dehydrogenase subunit GcvPB, with the protein MPLDAYEPTLFELDHAGEGRDWFPRESEEKPIEDLLPPECLAGAPPRIPDVSELEAVRHYTRLSRRNFSIDSGFYPLGSCTMKYNPKICEAMAQLPGFVDLHPEIGAEAAQGILFVMDEIARFLADLTGMQRVTMNPCAGAHGEFCGMLMVRAYHKDRKDHRQTVLVPDSAHGTNPASAAMAGFKIVEVASNTEGCVDLGDLKKKLNNDTAALMMTNPNTLGIFEKDIVEIARLAHEAGALLYYDGANLNAIAGVTRPGDMGFDVVHINLHKTFSTPHGSGGPGSGPVGVGEKLLPFLPIPVIEKKANSYTLNYEYEKSIGQLSTFFGNVGIVLRAYVYMRLHGIEGIRKNSNNAVLNARYLKSKFEKIIPPAMQGDCMHEFVLTMKNKERFGDLTAMAFAKNLLDLGFHAPTVYFPLIVKEALMIEPTETESKRTLDEFADAAAQVLKNYENDQKRVLSAPHTMPVRKLDEVKAARQPDLIFKD; encoded by the coding sequence ATGCCGCTTGACGCTTACGAACCGACGCTTTTTGAATTGGATCATGCTGGAGAAGGACGCGATTGGTTTCCCCGCGAATCGGAGGAGAAGCCGATCGAGGATTTATTGCCGCCGGAATGCCTCGCCGGGGCGCCCCCCCGCATTCCCGACGTGAGCGAATTGGAAGCTGTGCGCCATTATACGCGGCTGTCGCGTCGCAATTTCAGCATCGATAGCGGATTCTATCCCCTTGGCTCTTGCACGATGAAATACAATCCCAAAATCTGCGAAGCGATGGCGCAGTTGCCCGGCTTCGTCGATCTGCATCCCGAAATAGGAGCGGAGGCGGCGCAGGGGATATTATTCGTCATGGATGAAATCGCGCGATTTCTCGCCGATTTGACGGGGATGCAGCGAGTTACCATGAATCCCTGCGCCGGAGCGCACGGCGAATTTTGCGGGATGTTGATGGTGAGAGCGTACCATAAAGATCGAAAAGACCATCGCCAAACCGTACTGGTTCCCGATTCGGCGCATGGCACCAATCCCGCATCCGCCGCGATGGCGGGCTTCAAGATCGTCGAAGTGGCGTCCAACACTGAGGGCTGCGTCGATCTCGGCGACTTGAAGAAGAAACTCAATAACGATACCGCCGCCTTGATGATGACCAATCCCAATACGCTGGGAATTTTCGAAAAGGATATTGTGGAGATTGCGCGCTTGGCGCACGAGGCGGGAGCGCTGCTCTATTACGACGGCGCCAATCTCAACGCTATCGCGGGCGTTACGCGCCCTGGCGATATGGGCTTCGACGTGGTGCACATCAATCTGCATAAAACATTTTCTACGCCCCATGGCAGCGGCGGGCCAGGAAGCGGTCCCGTAGGCGTAGGAGAGAAATTGCTGCCCTTCCTGCCGATTCCCGTCATCGAGAAAAAGGCGAATTCCTATACCCTGAATTACGAGTATGAAAAGAGCATAGGCCAGCTTTCCACCTTTTTCGGCAATGTGGGAATCGTTCTGCGCGCTTACGTCTACATGCGACTGCATGGCATAGAAGGCATCCGAAAAAACAGCAACAATGCCGTTCTCAACGCGCGGTATCTCAAATCGAAATTCGAAAAGATAATCCCGCCCGCCATGCAAGGCGATTGCATGCACGAATTCGTTCTAACCATGAAAAATAAAGAACGCTTCGGCGATTTGACGGCGATGGCATTCGCCAAGAACCTGCTTGATCTCGGCTTTCATGCGCCGACCGTCTATTTTCCGCTGATCGTCAAGGAAGCGCTAATGATCGAGCCGACGGAGACGGAATCAAAGCGTACGCTCGACGAATTCGCGGATGCGGCGGCGCAGGTATTGAAGAATTACGAAAACGATCAGAAGCGAGTTTTGAGTGCGCCGCATACAATGCCGGTGCGCAAGCTGGACGAAGTGAAGGCGGCTCGCCAACCTGATTTGATTTTTAAAGATTAA
- a CDS encoding DUF4912 domain-containing protein — translation MSPKSPSPPNKGTNFFKYLAQMTKAALYRVAQRIKIPGRSTMTKSELVRALAKKETDVAPLLENGVNGKKSPHPAVTEPAKKSKKKEVPAVKQPIGKSVTSPMPEKEKPPVPLEPSRVWVGEEGPDLPRAYGKTLLLALPRDPHWAFVYWEITDESREAILREEGEWFFDVAVPVLRIYNAEGKFLQEIPILLDAGSWYITLESGPEYEFELAFKRGDGTYRVLVRSNRIMLPPSRPSDATDEEWSIMEEKFEEMLSLSGGFDDASFGGSASAIRHILRHRMRAPWTVSLHEFQSSHLMPSSLSMPSSHSVTKRSK, via the coding sequence ATGTCTCCCAAGTCTCCATCTCCCCCAAATAAAGGGACGAATTTTTTCAAATATCTGGCGCAGATGACTAAGGCGGCGCTATATCGCGTCGCACAACGAATCAAGATTCCAGGACGAAGCACTATGACGAAATCGGAACTTGTAAGAGCGCTAGCCAAAAAGGAAACGGATGTGGCGCCATTGTTGGAAAACGGCGTCAATGGCAAAAAGTCTCCCCATCCCGCCGTAACGGAGCCGGCCAAAAAATCAAAAAAGAAAGAGGTTCCAGCGGTAAAACAGCCAATCGGCAAATCCGTCACTTCTCCCATGCCGGAGAAGGAAAAGCCGCCCGTTCCTTTGGAACCTTCCCGTGTCTGGGTTGGGGAGGAAGGCCCCGATCTTCCCCGCGCGTACGGTAAAACCCTGCTTCTGGCTCTTCCCCGCGATCCCCATTGGGCATTCGTCTATTGGGAGATTACGGACGAAAGCCGAGAGGCGATTTTGCGTGAAGAAGGGGAGTGGTTTTTCGACGTCGCCGTTCCCGTTTTGCGCATCTATAACGCCGAAGGGAAATTCCTCCAGGAAATTCCCATTCTTCTCGACGCCGGAAGCTGGTATATCACCCTCGAATCCGGACCAGAGTATGAGTTTGAACTGGCGTTCAAGCGCGGAGACGGAACCTATCGCGTTTTGGTCCGCTCCAACCGCATCATGCTGCCCCCATCGCGTCCCAGCGACGCCACAGACGAAGAATGGTCTATCATGGAAGAGAAATTCGAAGAGATGCTCAGCTTATCCGGCGGCTTCGACGACGCTTCCTTCGGAGGCTCGGCCAGCGCCATTCGGCACATTCTTCGGCATCGGATGCGCGCGCCTTGGACGGTTTCGCTGCATGAATTCCAGTCGTCGCATCTTATGCCGTCGTCGCTTTCGATGCCGTCCTCGCATAGCGTAACCAAACGTTCGAAGTAA
- a CDS encoding type II toxin-antitoxin system RelE/ParE family toxin, giving the protein MKIRWTQRGIDSLESIVDYIAADSEYYAGRLAEGILHSLEILKNYPQLGRVVPEFNQPSIRELIYHNYRIVYKIEQQTIIVLLVSHGMQILPNIPYNEN; this is encoded by the coding sequence ATGAAAATACGCTGGACGCAACGAGGCATCGATAGTTTAGAATCTATCGTAGATTATATAGCGGCCGATTCGGAATATTATGCAGGACGTTTGGCGGAAGGGATTCTACATTCTCTTGAAATACTGAAGAATTATCCCCAACTTGGGCGCGTCGTTCCCGAATTTAATCAACCCTCAATTCGGGAATTGATTTATCATAATTACCGCATTGTTTATAAAATCGAACAGCAAACAATTATCGTTTTGTTGGTTTCGCACGGAATGCAAATCTTGCCCAATATTCCCTATAATGAAAATTAA
- a CDS encoding DUF4276 family protein translates to MIIGVGVEGNSDKEFYEKILFRYFPQIIFKVRNYKNKQELISKTPSFWEECLNRNYNGCFILVDSHEQACISEVRMLFNKNIIHECRKSIEERNLFICVVIRGLESWLLADDGAIKNLFPSANYEPPDDTGIIDPKKTLKKIDLKRIYISNKTLLAKQIAAKFNPNRAKLHSPSFAYFWDCLQTKFRLIES, encoded by the coding sequence GTGATTATCGGCGTTGGCGTAGAGGGAAATTCCGACAAAGAATTTTACGAAAAAATATTATTTAGATATTTCCCTCAAATCATCTTTAAAGTTAGAAATTATAAAAACAAGCAAGAATTGATTAGTAAGACCCCTTCTTTCTGGGAGGAATGCTTGAATCGGAATTATAATGGTTGTTTTATTTTAGTGGATAGCCATGAACAAGCATGCATTTCAGAAGTAAGGATGTTGTTCAATAAAAACATTATCCACGAATGCAGAAAATCGATAGAAGAAAGAAATCTATTTATATGCGTTGTAATTCGCGGTCTGGAATCATGGCTTTTAGCCGATGACGGCGCTATCAAGAACTTATTTCCTTCCGCCAATTACGAACCTCCAGATGACACGGGTATAATTGATCCTAAAAAAACTCTTAAAAAAATCGATCTTAAACGCATTTACATATCCAATAAGACACTGTTGGCTAAACAGATCGCTGCAAAATTCAATCCCAACCGCGCAAAGCTGCATTCGCCCTCTTTCGCTTACTTTTGGGATTGCTTGCAAACGAAATTCAGACTAATTGAAAGTTAA